One genomic segment of Micromonospora sp. WMMC415 includes these proteins:
- a CDS encoding acyl-CoA desaturase, whose amino-acid sequence MRELVAERPARQGSDYAELSRRIRSAGLLDRRPARYAARIALTAGLFAAAWAAVALVGDSWAQVAVAVLMAVASTQVAFLGHDAGHRQMFRRRGPSELVGLLAGNLAVGLSYGWWVDKHNRHHANPNHVDEDPDVGAGALVWTEEQARATRGFARWLARRQAVLFFPMLLLEGLNLHVASLRAVLGRDPDGRFRTPMRHRTVEGALLAAHTVLYAGGLLLAMSPVKALVFAAVHQGLWGLYMGCSFAPNHKGMPMPSADDDLDFLRKQVLTARNVRGGRIVDAALGGLNLQIEHHLFPNMPRGNLRRARPVVRAYCAERGVPYVEVGLVESYRQALAHLHEVGRPIRSVRGRVPPRS is encoded by the coding sequence ATGCGGGAACTCGTGGCGGAACGACCGGCGCGGCAGGGCAGTGACTACGCGGAGTTGTCCCGGCGGATCCGATCGGCGGGCCTGCTGGACCGCCGTCCGGCCCGGTACGCGGCCCGGATCGCGCTGACCGCCGGGCTGTTCGCCGCCGCCTGGGCCGCGGTCGCGCTGGTCGGCGACTCCTGGGCCCAGGTGGCGGTCGCCGTCCTGATGGCGGTGGCCAGCACCCAGGTCGCCTTCCTCGGTCACGACGCCGGACACCGGCAGATGTTCCGCCGGCGTGGGCCGAGTGAGCTGGTCGGCCTGCTCGCCGGCAACCTCGCCGTCGGACTCAGCTACGGCTGGTGGGTCGACAAGCACAACCGGCACCACGCCAACCCCAACCACGTCGACGAGGACCCGGACGTCGGTGCCGGCGCGCTGGTCTGGACGGAGGAGCAGGCCCGGGCGACCCGGGGCTTCGCCCGGTGGCTGGCCCGGCGGCAGGCGGTGCTCTTCTTCCCGATGCTGCTGCTGGAAGGGCTGAACCTGCACGTGGCGAGCCTGCGGGCGGTGCTGGGCCGCGATCCGGACGGGCGGTTCCGTACGCCGATGCGGCACCGGACCGTCGAAGGAGCGCTGCTGGCCGCGCACACCGTCCTCTACGCCGGCGGCCTGCTGCTGGCGATGTCGCCGGTGAAGGCGCTGGTCTTCGCCGCCGTCCACCAGGGGCTGTGGGGGCTGTACATGGGGTGCTCGTTCGCCCCGAACCACAAGGGCATGCCGATGCCGTCCGCCGACGACGACCTGGACTTCCTGCGTAAGCAGGTGCTGACCGCGCGCAACGTGCGGGGCGGGCGGATCGTCGACGCGGCGCTGGGCGGCCTCAACCTCCAGATCGAGCACCACCTGTTCCCGAACATGCCGCGCGGGAACCTGCGCCGGGCCCGGCCGGTCGTCCGGGCGTACTGCGCCGAGCGGGGGGTCCCGTACGTCGAGGTGGGGCTGGTCGAGTCGTACCGGCAGGCGCTGGCGCACCTGCACGAGGTCGGCCGCCCGATTCGAAGCGTTCGGGGTCGGGTGCCTCCCAGGAGTTGA
- a CDS encoding 4a-hydroxytetrahydrobiopterin dehydratase has product MAEALTAEAVRDELTGLPDWSGDQAGIARTVELASFPDAITLVDRVAVVAEELDHHPDIDIRWRTVTFFCVTHSAGCVTHRDLDLARRIDGIVGEVR; this is encoded by the coding sequence ATGGCAGAGGCGCTCACCGCGGAGGCGGTACGAGACGAGCTGACCGGGCTGCCCGACTGGTCCGGTGACCAGGCCGGGATCGCCCGCACCGTGGAGCTGGCCAGTTTCCCGGACGCCATCACGCTGGTGGACCGGGTGGCCGTGGTGGCCGAGGAACTCGACCACCACCCCGACATCGACATCCGCTGGCGGACGGTGACCTTCTTCTGTGTCACCCATTCGGCCGGCTGCGTCACCCACCGTGATCTGGACCTCGCGCGGCGGATCGACGGCATCGTGGGGGAGGTCCGATGA
- a CDS encoding FHA domain-containing protein: MRFEISKVLDAIEGRVCTDPSLVRAVLDLAEVIRYQDIDGGRPASLLRLGMVIDALSREFEEDSVPVYAVVHRALLSDADLTSNERMVVRRWADDGLVEVLDNPGDRMLEVADLLGLPVLSRARLDGLRGRYPWVTDQPGRVVAPVPGAGGPVFVAHVGGGDTPVAGERSPAGAKLLARNWRCPESPCALFGQGGGGGAFADLAAVTDRSPVTQPPPSLRNGVPTCPRHGARLSDAGPRPRSEVLAVRIGGLIRRRFVLTDQEPVLVGRAPDAADGIVLGQWLNDEARRWISRSHLKLELRVGEIIVTDVSTNGSGIRPGGSMAEAERIPLKPQQSRVLAEGDMVELYPGVQVGRPDELPAGAPYTPASVMAEAPTMAMRLPR; this comes from the coding sequence ATGAGATTCGAGATCAGCAAGGTGCTCGACGCCATCGAGGGCCGGGTGTGCACCGACCCCTCGCTGGTCCGGGCGGTACTCGACCTGGCCGAGGTGATCCGGTACCAGGACATCGACGGTGGCCGGCCCGCCAGCCTGCTCCGGCTCGGCATGGTGATCGACGCGCTTTCCCGCGAGTTCGAGGAGGACAGCGTTCCGGTCTACGCCGTGGTGCACCGGGCCCTGCTCTCCGACGCCGACCTCACCTCGAACGAGCGCATGGTGGTGCGCCGGTGGGCCGACGACGGGCTGGTCGAGGTGCTCGACAACCCGGGTGACCGGATGCTGGAGGTGGCCGACCTGCTCGGCCTGCCGGTGCTCAGCCGGGCTCGCCTCGACGGGCTGCGCGGGCGCTACCCGTGGGTGACCGACCAGCCGGGCCGGGTGGTGGCTCCGGTGCCGGGTGCGGGCGGGCCGGTCTTCGTCGCCCACGTCGGCGGCGGGGACACGCCGGTCGCCGGGGAGCGGTCGCCCGCCGGCGCGAAGCTGCTGGCGCGGAACTGGCGGTGCCCGGAGTCCCCGTGCGCGCTGTTCGGCCAGGGGGGTGGGGGTGGTGCGTTCGCCGACCTGGCGGCGGTCACCGACCGGAGCCCGGTGACGCAGCCGCCGCCCAGCCTGCGGAACGGCGTACCGACCTGCCCCCGGCACGGTGCCCGGTTGAGCGACGCCGGCCCGCGACCCCGTTCCGAGGTGCTGGCGGTCCGCATCGGCGGCCTGATCCGCCGCCGCTTCGTGCTCACCGACCAGGAGCCGGTGCTGGTCGGCCGCGCGCCGGACGCCGCCGACGGCATCGTGCTCGGCCAGTGGCTCAACGACGAGGCCCGCCGCTGGATCAGCCGTAGCCACCTGAAGCTGGAGCTGCGCGTCGGGGAGATCATCGTGACCGACGTCAGCACGAACGGCTCCGGGATCCGGCCGGGCGGGTCGATGGCCGAGGCGGAGCGGATCCCGCTCAAGCCGCAGCAGTCCCGGGTGCTGGCCGAAGGGGACATGGTCGAGCTCTACCCGGGCGTCCAGGTGGGCCGCCCCGACGAGTTGCCGGCCGGCGCGCCGTACACGCCGGCGTCGGTGATGGCCGAGGCGCCGACCATGGCGATGCGCCTGCCCCGCTGA
- the rocD gene encoding ornithine--oxo-acid transaminase, with translation MIEDKLRTPEAVRDAERWTAHNYHPLPVVISSAEGAWLTDVDGRRYLDCLAGYSALNFGHRHPELIRAAHEQLDKLTLTSRAFIHDQFADFCRELAQLCGKDLVLPMNTGAEAVETGIKVARKWGYQVKGVAPGQANIVVAEGNFHGRTTTIVSFSTDEDARADFGPYTPGFTVVPYGDLDALTAAIDENTVAVLLEPIQGEQGVVVPPEGYLPGVRRVCTERNVLFIADEIQSGLGRTGATFACEHEGVVPDMYLLGKALGGGIVPVSAVAADAEILGVLKPGQHGSTFGGNPLACAVATEVVRLLATGEFQRRSAELGARLHAGLQALVGKGLLAVRGRGLWAGLDIDPALMSGREACERLMERGVLAKDTHGSTIRLAPPLVITEEEIDHAVAQLAAVLAG, from the coding sequence GTGATCGAGGACAAGCTGCGGACGCCCGAGGCCGTCCGGGACGCGGAGCGGTGGACCGCGCACAACTACCACCCGCTGCCGGTGGTGATCTCCTCCGCCGAGGGCGCCTGGCTGACCGACGTGGACGGCCGTCGCTACCTCGACTGCCTCGCCGGGTACTCGGCGCTCAACTTCGGCCACCGGCACCCCGAGCTGATCCGCGCCGCGCACGAGCAGCTCGACAAGTTGACGCTGACCAGCCGGGCGTTCATCCACGACCAGTTCGCCGACTTCTGCCGCGAGCTGGCCCAGCTCTGCGGCAAGGACCTGGTGCTGCCGATGAACACCGGCGCCGAGGCTGTCGAGACCGGCATCAAGGTGGCCCGCAAGTGGGGCTACCAGGTCAAGGGCGTCGCCCCGGGTCAGGCGAACATCGTGGTGGCCGAGGGCAACTTCCACGGCCGCACCACCACCATCGTCTCCTTCTCCACCGACGAGGACGCGCGGGCGGACTTCGGGCCGTACACGCCCGGCTTCACGGTCGTCCCCTACGGCGACCTCGACGCGCTGACCGCCGCCATCGACGAGAACACCGTCGCGGTGCTGCTCGAGCCGATCCAGGGCGAGCAGGGCGTGGTCGTACCGCCGGAGGGCTACCTGCCGGGCGTACGCCGGGTCTGCACCGAGCGGAACGTGCTGTTCATCGCCGACGAGATCCAGTCCGGCCTGGGCCGCACCGGCGCGACCTTCGCGTGCGAGCACGAGGGTGTCGTGCCGGACATGTACCTGCTGGGCAAGGCGCTCGGCGGCGGCATCGTCCCGGTGTCGGCCGTCGCGGCGGACGCCGAGATCCTCGGTGTGCTCAAGCCGGGCCAGCACGGCTCCACCTTCGGTGGCAACCCGCTCGCCTGCGCGGTGGCCACCGAGGTCGTCCGGCTGCTCGCCACCGGGGAGTTCCAGCGCCGCTCCGCCGAGCTGGGCGCCCGGCTGCACGCCGGCCTCCAGGCGCTCGTCGGCAAGGGTCTGCTCGCCGTCCGGGGCCGGGGTCTGTGGGCCGGCCTGGACATCGACCCGGCGCTGATGAGCGGCCGGGAGGCGTGCGAGCGGCTGATGGAGCGCGGCGTCCTCGCCAAGGACACCCACGGCTCGACCATCCGCCTCGCCCCGCCGCTGGTCATCACCGAGGAGGAGATCGACCACGCGGTGGCGCAGCTGGCGGCCGTGCTGGCCGGCTGA
- the ddaH gene encoding dimethylargininase, with the protein MDATSQRFLMCRPTYFAVDYAINPWMDPTAPVDADLAIRQWEQLRQIYRDLGHTVEEITPVPGLPDMVFAANGGTVIDGKAMAVQFRDPQRADEAPAYRAWFESAGFEMYDPKHVNEGEGDVLLVGDHLLAGTGFRTAHASHAQLQEVFGYPLITMQLVDPRFYHLDTALTVLDERTVAYLPEAFSPGSQAVLRRLFPDAVHATMADAEMLGLNAVSDGRHVVLPAQATGLAAKLRDRGYETIGVDLSELRKAGGGPKCCTLRLRQGKASK; encoded by the coding sequence ATGGACGCCACCAGCCAGCGCTTCCTGATGTGCCGGCCGACGTACTTCGCCGTCGACTACGCGATCAACCCCTGGATGGACCCGACCGCGCCGGTGGACGCCGACCTGGCGATCCGGCAGTGGGAGCAGCTGCGCCAGATCTACCGGGACCTGGGCCACACCGTCGAGGAGATCACTCCGGTGCCGGGCCTGCCCGACATGGTCTTCGCCGCCAACGGCGGCACGGTGATCGACGGCAAGGCCATGGCCGTGCAGTTCCGGGACCCGCAGCGCGCCGACGAGGCGCCCGCGTACCGGGCCTGGTTCGAGAGCGCCGGCTTCGAGATGTACGACCCGAAGCACGTCAACGAGGGCGAGGGCGACGTCCTGCTGGTCGGCGACCACCTGCTCGCCGGCACCGGGTTCCGCACCGCGCACGCCTCGCACGCTCAGCTCCAGGAGGTCTTCGGCTACCCGTTGATCACCATGCAGCTGGTCGACCCGCGCTTCTACCACCTGGACACCGCGCTGACCGTGCTCGACGAGCGGACGGTCGCGTACCTGCCCGAGGCCTTCTCCCCCGGCAGCCAGGCCGTGCTGCGCCGGCTCTTCCCGGACGCGGTCCACGCCACCATGGCCGACGCCGAGATGCTGGGCCTCAACGCGGTGAGCGACGGCCGGCACGTCGTGCTGCCGGCGCAGGCCACCGGCCTGGCGGCCAAGCTGCGGGACCGGGGCTACGAGACCATCGGTGTCGACCTGTCCGAGCTGCGCAAGGCCGGCGGTGGACCGAAGTGCTGCACGTTGCGACTCCGTCAGGGAAAGGCGAGCAAGTGA
- a CDS encoding thrombospondin — MVRIPSLSRRTAPAPDDTGRTDEAATTHDGATDRADDTTRTSRPVVTDRTDEQTTYRSTAGPAEGREADAARRAAVARAATARSDEGTRRTPVADPAQERTLDGRTVDPDRDAAAARVDRDRDGVPDRAERPVVAGPKPRSSLLATLGLIAGVAGVLFVLTGTLAGYGIGLGAVGAVLAVLGLAATRRRHVAGTTDALLGIVAGLGAVVLGVLAMTGQFDWPTTDGDWVARFREWLDSQFVDRF; from the coding sequence GTGGTTCGAATTCCTTCCCTCTCGCGCCGGACGGCACCGGCGCCTGACGACACCGGCCGCACGGACGAGGCGGCCACCACCCACGACGGCGCCACCGACCGCGCCGACGACACGACCCGGACCTCGCGCCCGGTGGTGACCGACCGGACCGACGAGCAGACGACGTACCGCAGCACCGCGGGGCCGGCCGAGGGCCGGGAAGCCGACGCCGCCCGCCGGGCCGCCGTGGCCCGCGCGGCGACGGCCCGGTCCGACGAGGGGACCCGCCGTACTCCGGTCGCGGACCCGGCCCAGGAGCGGACGCTCGACGGCCGGACGGTCGACCCGGACCGGGACGCCGCCGCGGCGCGGGTCGACCGGGACCGCGACGGTGTGCCGGACCGGGCGGAGCGCCCGGTGGTCGCCGGCCCGAAGCCCCGGTCCAGCCTGCTCGCCACGCTCGGCCTGATCGCCGGTGTGGCCGGCGTGCTGTTCGTGCTCACCGGCACCCTCGCCGGGTACGGGATCGGGCTCGGCGCCGTCGGCGCGGTCCTCGCCGTTCTCGGCCTGGCCGCGACCCGGCGCCGGCACGTCGCCGGGACGACCGACGCGCTGCTGGGCATCGTGGCCGGCCTGGGTGCCGTGGTCCTGGGCGTGCTGGCGATGACCGGCCAGTTCGACTGGCCGACCACCGACGGCGACTGGGTGGCGCGCTTCCGGGAGTGGCTCGACTCACAGTTTGTGGATCGCTTCTAG
- a CDS encoding Fpg/Nei family DNA glycosylase: MPEGHTIHRLAARHAELFAGDKVHAASPQGRFAEGAARLTGSVLERTEAYGKHLLHHYPGELTLHVHLGLYGKVTDGAGEPPGPVGQIRLRLTSDRHWLDLRGPTACELLTPPEVAALRGRLGPDPLRADADPERAYARISRSATPLAALLLDQSVVAGTGLIFVTEALFREGLPPTMPGRRLTPAGWDRLWADLVTLMRQAVERGRIDTVRDAHLPEAMGRAARVDRHGGEVYVYRRPGAPCHVCATPVSRGTLAGRNLYWCPTCQAA, from the coding sequence GTGCCAGAGGGACACACCATCCACCGCCTGGCGGCCCGGCACGCCGAGCTCTTCGCCGGGGACAAGGTGCACGCGGCGAGCCCCCAGGGCCGCTTCGCCGAGGGCGCCGCGCGGCTCACCGGGTCCGTCCTGGAGCGCACCGAGGCGTACGGCAAGCACCTGCTGCACCACTACCCGGGTGAGCTGACCCTGCACGTCCACCTGGGCCTGTACGGCAAGGTCACCGACGGGGCCGGCGAGCCACCGGGCCCGGTCGGCCAGATCCGGCTGCGGCTCACGTCCGACCGGCACTGGCTGGACCTGCGCGGCCCCACCGCGTGCGAGCTGCTCACCCCGCCGGAGGTGGCCGCGCTGCGGGGGCGGCTCGGCCCGGATCCGCTGCGCGCCGACGCCGACCCGGAGCGGGCGTACGCCCGGATCTCCCGCAGCGCGACGCCGCTCGCGGCGCTGCTGCTCGACCAGTCGGTGGTGGCCGGCACCGGGCTGATCTTCGTCACCGAGGCGCTGTTCCGGGAGGGCCTGCCGCCGACGATGCCGGGCCGGCGGCTCACCCCCGCCGGCTGGGACCGGCTCTGGGCGGACCTGGTGACGCTGATGCGGCAGGCCGTCGAGCGCGGCCGGATCGACACCGTCCGTGACGCCCACCTGCCCGAGGCGATGGGCCGGGCGGCGCGGGTCGACCGGCACGGCGGCGAGGTCTACGTCTACCGCCGTCCCGGCGCGCCCTGCCACGTCTGCGCCACTCCGGTCAGCCGGGGCACCCTCGCCGGCCGCAACCTCTACTGGTGCCCCACCTGCCAGGCCGCCTGA
- a CDS encoding WGR domain-containing protein, which produces MSQETTYLELSEVDGSAHKFYEVVVADTAMTVRYGRIGDQGQVKTTTYPDNARARAAAAKKIGEKVRKGYAPAVRGVRQKRAVSRRQIVSTRSTARTAPVLWRYDSGAPAFGIFVDGRTCMVGNEHGVITTLGHDARVLDQVRLPDGVKCIVADDAWIYAGCDDGNVYDLSGKVPRAAYAIAPEIDIYWLDIHDGVLGVSDADGGIAAIDHEDEFLWRRAGRGRSAWMVRCDADALYHGHSQGVTGYDWRTGAELWHTRTGSVLFGWQERDAVFAGTGSREVVRLRKDGRAERTYHCDAPVFSCATAEGGRYVFAGDSQSSIYCFDAAGTRLWKLGTGCGSAYSMQYHDERLYVVTTSGHLACIDASEPAIRAAEAGDVPEVVDVKAPARLPEPAAWATVEVTSDDRHGVVVQCVDDRGRLRIQVLSPGYHRDWAVQFPKGIREVGARYVVTEVREAGRGGFYRAYGDIRRLR; this is translated from the coding sequence ATGTCGCAGGAGACGACCTACCTCGAACTGTCCGAAGTGGACGGAAGCGCGCACAAGTTCTACGAGGTCGTCGTCGCCGACACCGCGATGACCGTGCGCTACGGCCGGATCGGCGACCAGGGCCAGGTCAAGACCACGACGTACCCGGACAACGCCCGGGCCCGCGCCGCCGCCGCCAAGAAGATCGGCGAGAAGGTCCGCAAGGGGTACGCCCCGGCGGTGCGCGGCGTCCGGCAGAAGCGCGCGGTGTCCCGGCGGCAGATCGTCAGCACCCGGTCCACCGCCCGCACCGCGCCCGTGCTCTGGCGGTACGACTCCGGCGCCCCGGCGTTCGGCATCTTCGTCGACGGGCGGACCTGCATGGTCGGCAACGAGCACGGCGTCATCACCACCCTCGGGCACGACGCGCGCGTGCTCGACCAGGTCCGGCTCCCGGACGGGGTGAAGTGCATCGTCGCCGACGACGCGTGGATCTACGCCGGTTGCGACGACGGCAACGTCTACGACCTCTCCGGCAAGGTGCCCCGGGCGGCGTACGCGATCGCCCCCGAGATCGACATCTACTGGCTGGACATCCACGACGGCGTCCTGGGTGTCTCCGACGCCGACGGCGGCATCGCCGCGATCGACCACGAGGACGAGTTCCTGTGGCGGCGGGCGGGGCGCGGGCGGTCGGCGTGGATGGTCCGCTGCGACGCCGACGCGCTCTACCACGGCCACTCGCAGGGCGTGACCGGCTACGACTGGCGTACCGGGGCGGAGTTGTGGCACACCCGCACCGGTTCGGTCCTCTTCGGCTGGCAGGAGCGCGACGCGGTGTTCGCCGGCACCGGCAGCCGGGAGGTCGTCCGCCTGCGCAAGGACGGCCGCGCCGAGCGGACGTACCACTGCGACGCCCCGGTCTTCTCCTGCGCCACCGCGGAGGGCGGCCGGTACGTCTTCGCCGGCGACAGCCAGTCCTCGATCTACTGCTTCGACGCCGCCGGCACCCGGCTGTGGAAGCTCGGCACCGGCTGCGGCTCGGCGTACTCGATGCAGTACCACGACGAGCGGCTCTACGTGGTCACCACCAGCGGGCACCTGGCCTGCATCGACGCCAGCGAGCCGGCGATCCGGGCCGCCGAGGCGGGCGACGTCCCGGAGGTGGTCGACGTCAAGGCGCCGGCCCGGCTGCCCGAGCCGGCGGCCTGGGCGACGGTCGAGGTGACCAGCGACGACCGGCACGGCGTGGTGGTGCAGTGCGTCGACGACCGCGGGCGGCTGCGTATCCAGGTCCTCTCCCCCGGCTACCACCGGGACTGGGCGGTGCAGTTCCCCAAGGGCATCCGGGAGGTCGGCGCGCGCTACGTGGTCACCGAGGTCCGGGAGGCCGGCCGGGGCGGCTTCTACCGGGCGTACGGCGACATCCGCCGCCTCCGCTGA
- a CDS encoding FAD-dependent oxidoreductase, producing MTRRLIVIGGDAAGMTAASQARRRRGPDELEIVAFERGHYTSYSACGIPYWISGVVPDPEQLIARDPETFRSDFHIDVRLRHEVTAIDLDRREVVARDLEGGGEVRERFDSLMYATGATPIKPDWARTDVAGVFGVQTLDDGAALREWLEAAPKPRNAVVVGGGYIGVEMAEAILRRGLSVTLIERAEQPMSTVDPDMAELVSDAMRSLGVQIRTGLSVIGLEERDGRVSAVVTTEGPVPADVVVLGLGVRPNVGLAEAAGLPIGPSGAIRVDRRMRVPGVEDVWAAGDCVESLHRVSGMPVHMPLGTYANKQGRVAGINIGDGYATFPGVIGTSVTKVCDLEVGRTGLRERDAVASGFEFVSVIAQSTNRAGYFPGARPMAVKLIAEKTSGRLLGAQIVGWSEAAKRIDPLAVALWNKMTVDDMTALDLGYAPPFAPAWDPVLIAARKAVDALAAANR from the coding sequence GTGACGCGACGACTGATCGTTATCGGTGGTGACGCCGCCGGCATGACGGCGGCGTCCCAGGCGCGACGCCGCCGTGGCCCGGACGAGCTGGAGATCGTCGCGTTCGAGCGGGGCCACTACACGTCGTACTCGGCGTGCGGCATCCCGTACTGGATCAGCGGCGTGGTGCCCGACCCCGAGCAGCTCATCGCCCGCGACCCGGAGACGTTCCGGAGCGACTTCCACATCGACGTGCGACTGCGGCACGAGGTCACCGCCATCGACCTCGACCGGCGCGAGGTCGTCGCCCGGGACCTCGAGGGCGGCGGCGAGGTCCGCGAGCGGTTCGACAGCCTCATGTACGCCACCGGCGCGACACCCATCAAGCCGGACTGGGCCCGCACCGACGTGGCCGGCGTGTTCGGCGTGCAGACCCTCGACGACGGCGCCGCGCTGCGCGAGTGGCTGGAGGCCGCCCCGAAGCCACGGAACGCGGTGGTCGTCGGCGGCGGCTACATCGGAGTCGAGATGGCGGAGGCGATCCTCCGGCGCGGGCTGTCGGTCACCCTCATCGAGCGGGCCGAGCAGCCGATGTCGACGGTGGACCCGGACATGGCCGAGCTGGTCAGCGACGCCATGCGCAGCCTGGGGGTGCAGATCCGCACCGGCCTCTCGGTCATCGGGCTGGAGGAGCGGGACGGGCGGGTGTCCGCCGTCGTCACCACGGAGGGGCCGGTCCCCGCCGACGTGGTCGTCCTCGGCCTCGGCGTCCGCCCCAACGTCGGGCTGGCCGAGGCGGCCGGGCTGCCGATCGGTCCCAGCGGGGCAATCCGGGTGGACCGGCGCATGCGGGTGCCCGGTGTCGAGGACGTGTGGGCCGCCGGGGACTGCGTGGAGTCCCTGCACCGGGTCAGCGGGATGCCGGTGCACATGCCGCTGGGGACGTACGCCAACAAGCAGGGCCGGGTCGCCGGCATCAACATCGGCGACGGGTACGCGACGTTCCCCGGGGTGATCGGCACGTCCGTCACCAAGGTCTGCGACCTGGAGGTGGGGCGCACCGGGCTGCGCGAGCGGGACGCCGTGGCGTCCGGTTTCGAGTTCGTCTCGGTCATCGCCCAGTCCACCAACCGGGCCGGCTACTTCCCCGGCGCCCGCCCGATGGCGGTGAAGCTGATCGCCGAGAAGACCAGCGGGCGGCTGCTCGGCGCGCAGATCGTCGGCTGGTCGGAGGCGGCGAAGCGGATCGACCCCTTGGCCGTGGCGCTGTGGAACAAGATGACGGTGGACGACATGACCGCGCTCGACCTCGGTTACGCGCCCCCGTTCGCGCCGGCTTGGGATCCGGTGCTGATCGCCGCCCGCAAGGCCGTCGACGCCCTCGCCGCCGCCAACCGGTAA
- a CDS encoding glutamate--cysteine ligase has product MTGQVVTAPSASADGTDLLTVGVEEEFLLVDPHTGVAVPAVDLVMEQVPPELRGQVEREFQTSQIEIGSPPGLELRSIRHSLGVLRGALADAAERAGVRLLAIGTGPADGPVPPVVDKPRFDRMIERFRLLVPGPGNNGMHVHVGVPDGETGVQVLNHVRPWLPVLHAVTANSPFARGADTGYASWRSVEWERWPSVAPTPFLESHEHYERLIRQLIASGVMLDEGMLYWYARLSAKYPTVEIRIGDVCPSVDDAVLVAALVRALVATAMADIAAGRPAIRTDHHLLVAAHWRAAHDGLEGEGVDPTDGELRPAWDLLDQLVDQLRPALQRHGDLAEVTDLLGELRRHGSGAARQRAVFARTGKLTDVVEDVARQTRG; this is encoded by the coding sequence ATGACCGGTCAGGTGGTGACGGCGCCGAGCGCGTCGGCCGACGGGACCGACCTGCTCACCGTGGGTGTCGAGGAGGAGTTCCTGCTCGTCGACCCGCACACGGGGGTCGCCGTGCCGGCGGTCGACCTCGTCATGGAGCAGGTCCCGCCCGAGCTGCGCGGCCAGGTCGAGCGGGAGTTCCAGACCAGCCAGATCGAGATCGGCAGCCCGCCCGGCCTGGAACTGCGCTCGATCCGCCACTCGCTGGGCGTGCTGCGTGGCGCACTCGCCGACGCCGCCGAGCGGGCGGGCGTACGCCTGCTGGCCATCGGGACCGGCCCCGCCGACGGGCCGGTGCCACCCGTGGTGGACAAGCCCCGCTTCGACCGGATGATCGAGCGGTTCCGGCTGCTGGTGCCCGGTCCCGGCAACAACGGCATGCACGTGCACGTCGGGGTGCCGGACGGCGAGACCGGCGTGCAGGTGCTCAACCACGTCCGGCCATGGCTGCCGGTGCTGCACGCGGTGACCGCCAACTCCCCGTTCGCCCGGGGCGCGGACACCGGCTACGCGAGCTGGCGGTCGGTGGAGTGGGAGCGCTGGCCGTCGGTGGCGCCGACGCCGTTCCTGGAGTCGCACGAGCACTACGAACGGTTGATCCGGCAGCTCATCGCCAGCGGCGTGATGCTCGACGAGGGGATGCTCTACTGGTACGCCCGCCTGTCGGCGAAGTACCCGACCGTGGAGATCCGGATCGGGGACGTCTGCCCGTCGGTGGACGACGCCGTGCTGGTCGCCGCCCTGGTCCGGGCGCTGGTCGCGACCGCGATGGCGGACATCGCGGCGGGCCGCCCCGCCATCCGCACCGACCACCACCTGCTCGTCGCCGCGCACTGGCGGGCCGCCCACGACGGCCTGGAGGGCGAGGGCGTCGACCCCACCGACGGTGAGCTGCGACCCGCCTGGGACCTGCTCGACCAGCTCGTCGACCAGCTGCGCCCGGCGCTGCAGCGGCACGGCGACCTGGCCGAGGTGACCGACCTGCTGGGCGAGCTGCGCCGGCACGGCAGCGGCGCGGCGCGGCAGCGTGCCGTCTTCGCCCGGACCGGGAAACTGACGGATGTGGTGGAGGACGTCGCCCGGCAGACCCGTGGCTGA
- a CDS encoding DUF6412 domain-containing protein, with amino-acid sequence MTGRASTSRPGWAGTSTYARGVLLGWWAVTLAGLTVVVDHPSGLLAGAALVLLATLLAVRIVAVPAAGATRAVCALRARARARRVPRQVDPDASGRPRPRAPGVLPSAA; translated from the coding sequence GTGACCGGACGCGCGTCGACCTCCCGGCCCGGCTGGGCCGGGACCTCGACGTACGCCCGCGGAGTGCTGCTCGGGTGGTGGGCGGTCACGCTCGCCGGGCTGACCGTCGTCGTCGACCATCCGTCCGGGCTGCTCGCCGGCGCGGCGCTCGTGCTGCTCGCCACGCTGCTCGCGGTGCGCATCGTCGCGGTGCCGGCCGCCGGGGCGACCCGCGCGGTGTGCGCACTCCGGGCGCGGGCGCGGGCCCGCCGGGTGCCGCGCCAGGTGGACCCGGACGCGTCCGGCCGACCCCGCCCGCGGGCACCCGGCGTCCTCCCCTCGGCCGCGTAG